DNA from Leptospira bandrabouensis:
TCGGCCATCGAAACGAGTATAGCGATACTTGTCATTGCTTGCCCTTGTGCATTGGGCCTTGCTACACCTATCTCATTACTTGTAGGCACAGGAAGAGCCGCAAAAAGAGGTATGCTTTTTCGCAGTGCAGAAGCACTGGAATCAGTTTCCAAAATCAATTGGATTGCCTTTGATAAAACGGGAACCTTAACGGAAGGGAAACCAAAAGTAACAGAGATGACTCATACATTTTTGGATCCTAACCATTCGGATCTTGTTTTAAGTGATATTGTGAGGATGGAGGAAACTTCTGACCACCCTCTGGCCAAAGCCATTGTTCTGTTTGGAAAAGAAAAAAACATAATTCAAACAGATTCTGACTTGATTTCAACAAAAACTTTTCCTGGTGGTGGGATTGTATCGGAACAAAACAAAAATTCTTACTTTGCCGGCAAACGATCGTTTGTGGAAGAGAATGGATTTGTTATATCCGATTCTATTCAGAAAGCAATGCAACCTTGGACAGAAGATGGTTCCAGTTTGGTTTTTGTAGGGATACGAGGTGAAATCGAAGGGATGGTAGTATTTCGCATCGAAGATAAACTTCGAAAGGAAGCTAAGGATGCAGTTCAAGATTTAAAGTCCATTGGTGTGGAACCTGTCCTCCTAACAGGTGATCATCAGACTTCTGCTGAAAAAGTAGCACGTTTAGTAGGGATTTCTTCTTTGTATTCAGGTCTTTTACCAGAAGAAAAAGCAAAAATCATCCTTAGGCTCAAAACTGAAAAAATACATTCTGCTATGGTTGGTGATGGAATCAATGACGCACCTGCTCTTGCTTCTGCGGATGTTGGCATTGCGATGGGAACTGGTTCTGATGTTGCAATTAATACGGCGGATGTGGTGCTTGTTAATGGAGATATCCAAAGAATTGTAGATTTGATCCATATTGGAAAAGATACAGTCTTAAACATTCGACAAAACTTTGGTTGGGCACTTGGATACAATCTATTAGGCATTCCGATTGCAGCTTCTGGTTTGCTTGCTCCTTGGGTGAGTGGGGCTGCAATGGCCTTTAGTTCTTTGTCTGTTGTTTTCAATGCTTTGCGAATGAGCCGTTGGAAATAAAACATAACTAAACGATGGAGAATCTTTGGAAATTTATTTTATAAAACCTCCTTCCCACTTGGAATCTTCTATAAAGGAATTCTGGATTTGGAAAGAGGTAAATGTTAAGGAACTTCCTTGGATTTTACCATCTTATGAGTGTGAGATGGTGTTTCATTTGGGAAACCCACCACTTGTAGAAACAGAAGACAAACAAGTAATTCGGTTACCTGGGGTTCATCTTGTGGGACCTCAAACAAGAAGGTGGCGGATTTTATCCGAGTCAAATTTATCCTTAATTGCCATTCGATTTTATGTTGGTGGTTTGTATTCCTTGTTTTCCAAACGGGGAGACGAATTGCAAAACCAATTTTCTGAGATGAAAATGGATTCTTTGTTAGGTGTCTTTTCTGAAATTAAAGAAAAGATTTTATTAAGTGAAAATAACGTTTCCAACTTACTATTGAAGGATGACATCAGCACCTTTTTAACTTCCTTTTTGGAAACGTATCCGGGAAAAGCTCGCGAAATTCCTGCATACATTCGTTTTGCTTTATTGGAACTGACACGTCCTAATATTTCGATTGAAAGTCTTTGTAAAAAATTGGGAATATCTCGAAAACAACTGGATCGTAAATTTAAAGAGATTGTGGGTATGGCACCTTCGGAATACAGAACGGTGCACAGGTTACTCGAAATGGTAAGGAATCCGGAACACTACCGAGAGAACAATCCGAATTTAAAGTTCACTGATTTGGCCCAGGAATACAATTATTCCGATCAGTCCCATTTTAATCACGATTTCAAAAAAAAATCGGGAACGATTCCAAACGAATGGTTTGCGGAATTCGAAAAAATGTCCCATTTTTACAAGGGAGATTCGTCTGATACTGGTAGGATGAACAAATGATACAAAACATAATTGATTTCGTTGGTAAAACAAAATCCAATCTTAGATTGCGCACCTTGTGTTCTGCGATCACAAGAGAAGATAAAGATTCTTTCGATTTATTATTGGCGGATTCAGATCTGAAAGAAGTTTTGGTATCAGAATCACCTTTGCTTTTAGGGATTGCTGTTACCGAAGTATCGGATGTTTATTATCTAAAAAAATTATTATCGATTGGATTGGATCCGAATCAACCAGATAACATGGGTTTGTATCCGATTCACAAAGCAACGGAAACGGGAAATGTAGAAGCTGTCGAAGTACTTCTAAATTCAGCAGCAGATCCGAATGCTGCAGATCCGAGTGGTGTCACCGCCCTACATATTGCCAACAGTTTTGACGGACTCAGTGAAATCTCCGATCTACTCATTCGCAAGGGTGCCAATATCTACCAAAGGGACAAACTGGGCAAACGTTACTTAATGTAATACGAATCCCTGCCATTCATTTCCTGGGAAAGGTGGGTATAATCTGTTTGTCTGATTCACCTAGTTTTCAATCTTTGTGAATATGATTGGAACCCCTTTTACAAAGACTGCCACAAAACTTTTACTCCTGGGATCAGGCGAACTTGGGAAAGAGGTTGCCATAGAAGCAAACCGTTTGGGTGTTCATGTCATAGCCGTTGATCGTTATCCAAATGCGCCGGCTATGCTTGTGGCACAGGAATCGCGTGTCATCAATATGTTGGATCCAAAAGAATTGGAGGCCACCATACGAGAGTTAAAACCTGATTTTGTTGTTCCCGAAATTGAAGCCATTCATACAGAAACTTTGGTTCGACTAGAAGCTGAAGGTTTTCATATCATTCCCTCAGCAAAAGCAGTGAACCTTACCATGAACCGAGAAGGGATTCGAAACTTTGCAGCAAAGGAACTCGGTTTAAAAACATCAAAATTTCTTTTTGCTGATACGGTAGAAAACTTTCAAAAGTCAGTTAGAGAAATTGGATTTCCATGTGTAGTCAAACCCATTATGAGTTCTTCTGGAAAAGGACAAAGTATGGTTCGTGATGAGTCCGAAATTTTAAAGGCTTGGGAGTATGGCCAAACAGGAGGAAGAACAGGGAAAGGTAAAATGATTATCGAAGAGTATGTACCTTTTGATTTTGAAATCACTCTCCTCACTATACGACATATAGGTGGAACTTCCTTTTTACCACCGATTGGTCATAGACAAGTGAATGGTGATTATGTGGAATCTTGGATGCCACAGCCAATGACGGAGAAAGCACTCCTTGCAGCACAAAACATTGCGGAAGCAGTCACCACTGGTCTTGGTGGGAGGGGAATTTTTGGTGTCGAACTTTTTGTCAAAGGGGACGAAGTGTACTTTAGTGAAGTATCTCCAAGACCTCATGATACGGGCCTTGTCACACTGATCTCTCAAAATGATTCTGAATTTTCTCTTCATGTTAGAGCTTTACTTGGACT
Protein-coding regions in this window:
- a CDS encoding heavy metal translocating P-type ATPase, with the protein product METSNKTTERTLDLFGMTCANCALRIEKGLAKMEGVSDVRVNFARESVFLRNDDSVTVDSLLKKVESLGYSAIVHDSNKQSETEKKQKEQIRNLKIRFILSAILSLPLFYGMVTHFSFLSFMPMPHILMDRYVQMAIAFPVQFLIGFPFYKSAYRALRNGSANMDVLVVIGTSAAYGYSIFGKDLYFETSAVLITFILGGKWIEHYAKGKSSDGINALLKLRPEVATVQSNGVWTEVPNEYLKPGDLVLVKAGERFPMDGFVFEGISFADESMLTGESMPVEKNVGDKILGGTVNGSGSLVVKANKVGNDTTLSHIIRSVEESLGTKAPIQRIADQISAYFVPVVIAISIIDFFIWYFFINPGVIASAIETSIAILVIACPCALGLATPISLLVGTGRAAKRGMLFRSAEALESVSKINWIAFDKTGTLTEGKPKVTEMTHTFLDPNHSDLVLSDIVRMEETSDHPLAKAIVLFGKEKNIIQTDSDLISTKTFPGGGIVSEQNKNSYFAGKRSFVEENGFVISDSIQKAMQPWTEDGSSLVFVGIRGEIEGMVVFRIEDKLRKEAKDAVQDLKSIGVEPVLLTGDHQTSAEKVARLVGISSLYSGLLPEEKAKIILRLKTEKIHSAMVGDGINDAPALASADVGIAMGTGSDVAINTADVVLVNGDIQRIVDLIHIGKDTVLNIRQNFGWALGYNLLGIPIAASGLLAPWVSGAAMAFSSLSVVFNALRMSRWK
- a CDS encoding helix-turn-helix domain-containing protein; this encodes MEIYFIKPPSHLESSIKEFWIWKEVNVKELPWILPSYECEMVFHLGNPPLVETEDKQVIRLPGVHLVGPQTRRWRILSESNLSLIAIRFYVGGLYSLFSKRGDELQNQFSEMKMDSLLGVFSEIKEKILLSENNVSNLLLKDDISTFLTSFLETYPGKAREIPAYIRFALLELTRPNISIESLCKKLGISRKQLDRKFKEIVGMAPSEYRTVHRLLEMVRNPEHYRENNPNLKFTDLAQEYNYSDQSHFNHDFKKKSGTIPNEWFAEFEKMSHFYKGDSSDTGRMNK
- a CDS encoding ankyrin repeat domain-containing protein, with translation MIQNIIDFVGKTKSNLRLRTLCSAITREDKDSFDLLLADSDLKEVLVSESPLLLGIAVTEVSDVYYLKKLLSIGLDPNQPDNMGLYPIHKATETGNVEAVEVLLNSAADPNAADPSGVTALHIANSFDGLSEISDLLIRKGANIYQRDKLGKRYLM
- the purT gene encoding formate-dependent phosphoribosylglycinamide formyltransferase, giving the protein MIGTPFTKTATKLLLLGSGELGKEVAIEANRLGVHVIAVDRYPNAPAMLVAQESRVINMLDPKELEATIRELKPDFVVPEIEAIHTETLVRLEAEGFHIIPSAKAVNLTMNREGIRNFAAKELGLKTSKFLFADTVENFQKSVREIGFPCVVKPIMSSSGKGQSMVRDESEILKAWEYGQTGGRTGKGKMIIEEYVPFDFEITLLTIRHIGGTSFLPPIGHRQVNGDYVESWMPQPMTEKALLAAQNIAEAVTTGLGGRGIFGVELFVKGDEVYFSEVSPRPHDTGLVTLISQNDSEFSLHVRALLGLPIPELIFHTPAASSAILLEGKTKTPVYTGLEEALKVKGVDVRIFGKPEIDGKRRMGVSLALGSTVEEAREKANRARDQIRLNE